One part of the Malus sylvestris chromosome 2, drMalSylv7.2, whole genome shotgun sequence genome encodes these proteins:
- the LOC126601032 gene encoding glycine-rich cell wall structural protein 2-like, which produces METKARVLFGVFLGLAFVLSSSLVGGIKGSDGIDGGIAAISNATTTAVHKLTTSSGDEGLDKSKNYQNGGGSGGGGGGGGGGNGGHGGGSGGGAGGGSGGAGGAGKGKGKGIGHKRRHGKGKGKGGGSGGGGGGGGGGGGGGEGNGKGHGWGGGSGGGGGGTSSTCKELTTRPPNGW; this is translated from the coding sequence ATGGAAACTAaggctagggttttgtttgGAGTTTTTTTGGGTCTTGCTTTTGTGTTGAGTTCGTCTTTGGTTGGTGGGATCAAAGGTTCTGATGGAATAGATGGTGGCATTGCTGCGATTAGTAATGCTACTACTACCGCTGTCCACAAGCTGACTACTTCATCTGGTGATGAAGGTTTGGACAAAAGCAAGAACTATCAAAATGGAGGTGGAAGTGGAGGCGGCGGTggcggaggtggaggtggaAATGGTGGTCATGGTGGGGGAAGTGGCGGAGGAGCAGGTGGTGGGAGTGGTGGGGCTGGTGGAGCTGGCAAAGGGAAAGGAAAAGGTATAGGCCACAAGAGAAGGCATGGAAAAGGAAAGGGCAAAGGAGGAGGTAGCGGTGGCGGAGGTGGCGGTGGAGGAGGCGGAGGTGGAGGGGGTGAAGGGAATGGTAAAGGCCATGGATGGGGTGGAGGAAGTGGAGGcggtggtggag